A section of the Zymoseptoria tritici IPO323 chromosome 9, whole genome shotgun sequence genome encodes:
- the MgLAC1 gene encoding putative beta-galactosidase (Putative Beta-Galactosidase (Lactase)): MIKPYKREVLQDIVTWDEHSIFINGDRVMLYSAEFHPFRLPVPSLWLDVFQKIKSMGYNTVSVYFDWALVEGKPGNYTAEGIFALEPFFEAAKTAGIYILARPGPYINAEVSGGGFPGWLQRTPGRLRTTDKGYIDATENYIANIGKSIAAAQITNGGPVILVQPENEYSGAAKNVPEFPDPVYWSKVEEQLRDSGIVVPFISNDNHNHGYFAPGPPPQNPAVSVDIYGHDGYPLGFDCANPETWPDNHLPTNFGEQHLNQSSSTPFSLVEFQGGSFDPWGGPGFTKCGQLLGPEFQRVFYKNDFSFGVTFFSIYMTYGGTNWGNLGHPGGYTSYDYGAVISEERLVGQEKYSQAKLLANFLQASPAYLTAAYQNNTYANGSYTGNSAIATTALFGEVTKFFVVRHAFFNTLESTDYTITLPTSQGNITIPQLGGSLTLHGRDSKVYATDYDVGGANLLYTTAEIFTWKQYGDTKVLILYGGPDETNEFAVSGCGGAKIAEGEDVKIEAKNEAIVVQYSSSSTRKVVEFDNGLWVYLLDRQSAYNYWVVDLPNDDVTANFTNHKHAISAPIIQFGYLVRTVTVDGNNLHLTGDLNATSSLEVIGAPHCLEQLTFNGESLDFEEGDSGIVTATVVYNEPALVVPDLAKVQWKVLDSLPEVKADYDDSAWTAADLTQTPNDYRNLTTPTSLYSSDYGYHTGSLIYRGHFTANGQESSLYLATQGGSAFGHSIWLDDTLVGSFYGADLYMTWNETYTLPPITSGKTYVLTILVDNMGLDENYNTGENQMKAPRGILDYNLSGHSKSDITWKLTGNLGGEDYLDAARGPLNEGGLYAERQGYHLPNAPTSSWRDSAGPMEGIANAGVAFYTTTFDLDMPSGYDIPLSFSFSNATDGVQDAVPTDGQISKYRCQIYVNGYQFGKYVHNIGPQDVFPVPEGIWNYHGSNYVAVSLWALEASGAKVANLSLVTGPVIQSGFGPVELSPVPAWEQRKGAY; the protein is encoded by the exons ATGATCAAACCATACAAGCGGGAGGTGCTGCAGGATATTGTCACCTGGGATGAG CACTCCATCTTCATCAACGGCGATAGAGTCATGCTCTACTCGGCCGAGTTCCACCCATTCCGCCTCCCAGTCCCGTCTCTCTGGCTGGACGTCTTCCAAAAGATCAAGAGCATGGGCTACAATACAGTTTCTGTTTATTTCGACTGGGCTCTCGTGGAAGGAAAGCCAGGAAACTACACCGCCGAGGGCATCTTCGCTCTGGAGCCCTTCTTTGAAGCCGCAAAGACTGCCGGCATATACATCCTCGCTCGACCAGGTCCCTACATCAACGCCGAAGTGTCTGGCGGAGGATTTCCAGGATGGCTGCAGCGTACTCCTGGTCGACTGCGCACGACTGACAAAGGCTACATCGATGCCACCGAGAACTATATTGCGAACATCGGCAAGTCCATCGCCGCAGCGCAAATCACGAATGGCGGACCCGTCATTCTTGTCCAGCCGGAGAATGAATACAGCGGAGCCGCCAAGAACGTGCCTGAGTTTCCCGATCCTGTCTACTGGTCGAAAGTTGAGGAACAGCTTCGCGACAGTGGCATTGTTGTCCCGTTCATCAGCAACGA CAACCACAACCATGGATACTTTGCCCCAGGTCCACCACCACAGAACCCTGCTGTGTCTGTCGACATCTACGGACACGATGGATACCCTCTCG GCTTCGACTGTGCCAATCCCGAGACGTGGCCCGATAATCATCTACCGACCAACTTTGGCGAACAGCACCTGAATCAAAGCTCCTCCACACCTTTCTCTCTTGTCGAATTCCAAGGAGGCTCCTTCGACCCCTGGGGCGGGCCGGGCTTCACAAAGTGTGGTCAATTGCTTGGACCTGAATTCCAGCGTGTGTTCTACAAGAACGACTTCAGCTTCGGCGTCACCTTCTTCAGCATCTACATGACATATGGCGGGACCAACTGGG GAAACCTCGGACATCCAGGCGGTTACACGAGCTACGACTACGGTGCCGTCATCTCCGAAGAGCGACTCGTCGGACAAGAGAAATACAGCCAGGCCAAACTGTTGGCCAACTTCCTCCAAGCTTCCCCTGCCTACCTGACCGCGGCATACCAAAACAACACATATGCGAACGGCTCCTACACCGGCAACAGCGCCATTGCAACCACCGCTTTATTCGGCGAAGTCACCAAATTCTTCGTCGTGCGACATGCGTTCTTCAACACTCTCGAAAGCACCGACTACACCATCACTCTGCCCACGAGTCAGGGGAACATCACCATTCCGCAACTAGGCGGCAGTCTCACCCTGCACGGTCGCGACTCCAAGGTGTACGCCACTGACTACGATGTCGGTGGGGCGAATCTGCTATACACCACCGCTGAGATCTTCACCTGGAAGCAATACGGCGATACAAAGGTGCTCATCCTTTATGGAGGTCCTGACGAGACGAATGAGTTTGCAGTCTCTGGCTGCGGTGGGGCGAAGATTGCTGAAGGCGAGGACGTGAAGATCGAGGCCAAGAATGAGGCCATTGTTGTGCAGTACTCGAGCAGCTCCACCCGCAAGGTGGTTGAGTTTGACAATGGCTTATGGGTCTACCTTCTTG ACCGCCAGTCGGCATACAATTACTGGGTTGTCGACTTGCCCAACGACGATGTGACGGCCAACTTCACGAACCACAAACACGCAATCTCGGCACCCATCATCCAGTTCGGCTACCTCGTTCGAACTGTAACAGTGGATGGCAACAATCTTCACCTCACCGGTGATCTGAACGCGACCAGCTCTCTTGAGGTCATCGGTGCGCCTCACTGTCTTGAACAGCTGACATTCAACGGGGAAAGCTTGGACTTTGAAGAAGGCGATTCTGGAATTGTAACGGCCACTGTGGTCTACAACGAACCTGCTCTGGTTGTGCCGGATCTTGCGAAAGTACAGTGGAAAGTCCTGGACAGCTTGCCCGAGGTCAAAGCCGACTACGACGACAGTGCGTGGACAGCGGCGGATCTCACTCAAACCCCGAATGACTATCGCAATCTGACGACGCCTACATCACTCTACTCAAGCGACTACGGCTATCACACAGGAAGTCTCATCTACCGTGGCCACTTCACCGCAAACGGACAAGAGTCTTCCTTGTACCTCGCGACACAAGGCGGGTCTGCTTTCGGCCACTCCATCTGGCTAGACGACACCCTAGTCGGCTCATTCTACGGCGCCGACTTGTACATGACCTGGAACGAGACCTACACTCTCCCACCCATCACCTCAGGCAAAACCTACGTCCTCACGATCCTCGTAGACAACATGGGTCTAGACGAGAACTACAACACCGGCGAAAACCAAATGAAAGCCCCTCGCGGCATTCTCGACTACAATCTCTCCGGGCACAGCAAGTCCGACATCACCTGGAAGCTGACCGGGAACTTGGGTGGCGAAGACTACCTCGACGCCGCCCGCGGTCCCTTGAATGAAGGTGGACTGTACGCCGAACGACAAGGCTACCACCTTCCCAACGCTCCCACGTCTTCCTGGAGAGACAGCGCCGGTCCAATGGAAGGCATCGCGAACGCCGGGGTGGCATTCTACACCACCACATTCGACCTCGACATGCCGTCCGGCTACGACATTCCTTTATCCTTCTCTTTCAGCAATGCCACCGATGGCGTGCAAGACGCAGTTCCCACCGATGGGCAAATCTCCAAATACCGCTGTCAAATCTACGTCAATGGTTATCAGTTCGGGAAGTACGTGCACAATATCGGACCTCAAGATGTTTTCCCGGTGCCGGAGGGGATTTGGAATTATCACGGTAGCAACTACGTCGCGGTGAGCCTGTGGGCGCTAGAGGCGTCAGGAGCAAAGGTGGCGAATCTGAGTCTTGTCACTGGGCCTGTGATTCAGTCTGGGTTCGGGCCTGTTGAGCTCAGTCCTGTGCCAGCGTGGGAGCAGCGGAAGGGTGCATACTGA